Genomic DNA from Candidatus Zixiibacteriota bacterium:
ATATACTGCCGGTCGACGGTGACGGATTTTCATCGCCCGATGACCTGCTGAAACTGGTCAGCGATCAGACCGCCCTGGTATCGGTGATGCACGCCAATAACGAGACCGGCGCCGTTCAGGAAATTGCCGCCCTCTCGCAAGTCACCCGCGGGAAGGGTGTGTTGTTTCACACTGATGCGGTACAGTCCATGGGGAAAATAAAAGTGGATGTCAAGGACCTCGGAGTCGATCTGCTCTCTCTGACCGGTCACAAGATTTACGGCCCCAAGGGAACCGGTGCGCTCTTCATCCGTAAGGGAGTCAAGATCGCTCCGCTCTTCTACGGCGGCTCTCACGAGAAGAAGCGCCGTCCCGGAACTGAGAACGTCGCCGGGGCGGTCGGCCTGGCTAAGACGCTGGAGATCGCCGAGCGACGGCGTGACGAAGACTTCCGCCGTCTGTACGAGCTGGCTGAGTACTTTATCGACCAGGTGATATCAAGCGTGCCGGATGTTTCTCTGAACGGCCCGCGTACCAACCGCATCCCGCAAACAGTGAACATCTCCTTCGCCGGTATCGAGGGTGAGTCGATCGTCCTGTCTCTGGATCTCGAGGGTATTGCCTGCTCGGCGGGATCGGCCTGCACCTCAGGCGCGACAGAACCGTCACATGTTCTCGTAGCGATGGGCAAGCCGAAAATCCAGGCGCAGGGGGCGATCCGCTTCTCGATGGGTCGTTCCACCACCCGCGAGCAGATCGATTTCGTGATCGCCAAAATCGGGCCGGTAGTACAGCGACTTCGCCACCTCTCCCCGGTGTACGGTAAACAGGTGTAGTGTGTAGGTCGGGACCTTCACGGTCCCGACAGGGAACTGTAGTGAATACCCCAAATCGTGTCTTAGTCGCCATGTCCGGCGGTGTCGATTCCTCGGTCACGGCACTCCTGCTGAAAGAGCAGGGGTACGAGGTTATCGGGGCGCACATGAAGCTGTGGGACTATGTCGATGTCGGCGGGGATATTCATCGCGACGGTCGCTGTTGCAGTCTGGATTCAATCACCGATTGCCGTTTTGTCTGTGACAAAATAAACGCTCCATTCTACGTGCTGAACCTGTCGGCCCCGTTCAAGAAGACCGTTATCGAGAATTTTGTGGCCGAGTATTCCGCCGGGCGCACCCCCAATCCCTGCGTGCGCTGCAACAGCGAAGTAAAGTGGGACGCTTTTCTGGATAAGGCCGAAGAACTCGGTTGTTCGCACATCGCTACCGGGCATTACGCGCAGGTTGACCGCGGCGACAACGGCCGCTGGCGAATTCGCAAGGGGGTTGACGCCACGCGCGATCAATCTTATGTGCTTTGGGGACTCGACCAGGAGGCGCTCTCGCGCACGCTGATGCCGTTGGGCGGATTGCTCAAGAGCGAAGTCAGGGAAATCGCCCGTCACCACGGCCTCCGTACCGCCGAAAAGCCGGAGTCGCGCGAAATCTGTTTTGTGGCCGATGATGACTACCGCCGGTTTCTTCGCGAATACGCCGAGACGCATGACGTCTCGTTCCACCCCGGTAAGGTAGTCGATTCCCAGGGCAAAGTGCTTGGTACTCACGACGGCACCGAGCTCTTCACGATCGGCCAGCGCAAAGGATTAAGGGTCAGCCATCCCACGCCCCTTTATGTGCAACAAATCGATCCGGAGAGCGGCCGGGTTGTTGTCGGCGACGAGGACCAGTTGCTTCAA
This window encodes:
- a CDS encoding cysteine desulfurase family protein — translated: MDRIYLDHNATTPVDPEVVDAMLPYFGRQFGNASSVHGFGREAKVALEQSREQIATFINCDPSELYFTSGGTESDNIAVLGTAYQLKGKKNHLIVGATEHHAVLEPAEHLTHKEGFKLDILPVDGDGFSSPDDLLKLVSDQTALVSVMHANNETGAVQEIAALSQVTRGKGVLFHTDAVQSMGKIKVDVKDLGVDLLSLTGHKIYGPKGTGALFIRKGVKIAPLFYGGSHEKKRRPGTENVAGAVGLAKTLEIAERRRDEDFRRLYELAEYFIDQVISSVPDVSLNGPRTNRIPQTVNISFAGIEGESIVLSLDLEGIACSAGSACTSGATEPSHVLVAMGKPKIQAQGAIRFSMGRSTTREQIDFVIAKIGPVVQRLRHLSPVYGKQV
- the mnmA gene encoding tRNA 2-thiouridine(34) synthase MnmA; the encoded protein is MNTPNRVLVAMSGGVDSSVTALLLKEQGYEVIGAHMKLWDYVDVGGDIHRDGRCCSLDSITDCRFVCDKINAPFYVLNLSAPFKKTVIENFVAEYSAGRTPNPCVRCNSEVKWDAFLDKAEELGCSHIATGHYAQVDRGDNGRWRIRKGVDATRDQSYVLWGLDQEALSRTLMPLGGLLKSEVREIARHHGLRTAEKPESREICFVADDDYRRFLREYAETHDVSFHPGKVVDSQGKVLGTHDGTELFTIGQRKGLRVSHPTPLYVQQIDPESGRVVVGDEDQLLQTELIAEKVNWVAQPPPQITDSEVVSLGCEVKIRYLHKPAEAVAQALPGGCLRLVFREKQRAITPGQSVVLYSGDTVLAGGVIA